A single Xiphias gladius isolate SHS-SW01 ecotype Sanya breed wild chromosome 22, ASM1685928v1, whole genome shotgun sequence DNA region contains:
- the LOC120784454 gene encoding vitelline membrane outer layer protein 1 homolog: MASLFAAVVLLAVLSGGLCGEKAFLQRAGVAFNSRPYSSVLTVNNGERFGNWTWPEMCPDKFFAVGFSIRVEPSQYAGDDTALNGIRLICARDGDRSFLYSVESHTGYFGDWSQPQYCPGGVLTSFQIRVEPHQGLFGDDTAVNNIKFRCSSNPTLEGPGMEWGEYGYWSQECRDGGICGIETKMEEYQYGLDDSSLNDVLFHCCDRPQQ, from the exons ATGGCAAGTCTGTTCGCCGCTGTGGTCTTGCTGGCCGTGTTGTCCGGTGGGTTATGTGGCGAGAAAGCCTTTCTGCAGAGAGCTGGCGTGGCCTTTAACAGCAGACCGTACAGCTCTGTGCTCACTGTGAACAACGGAGAGAGGTTTGGAAACTGGACCTGGCCAGAGATGTGTCCTGACAAGTTCTTTGCTGTTGGCTTCAGTATCAGG GTGGAGCCCTCTCAGTATGCTGGAGATGACACTGCCCTGAACGGGATCCGCCTCATCTGCGCCAGAGACGGGGACCGAAGCTTCCTGTACTCTGTTGAGTCCCACACTGGCTA CTTCGGTGACTGGTCCCAGCCTCAGTACTGCCCCGGTGGCGTGCTCACCTCTTTCCAGATTCGCGTGGAGCCACATCAGGGTCTGTTTGGTGACGACACGGCCGTCAACAACATTAAGTTCCGCTGCAGCAGTAACCCGACTCTGGAGGGTCCCGGCATGGAGTGGGGAGAGTACGGCTACTGGAGCCAGGAGTGCCGTGATGGGGGAATCTGTGGCATCGAGACCAAGATGGAGGAATACCAGTATGGCCTGGATGATTCCAGCCTGAATGATGTGCTCTTTCATTGCTGTGACAGGCCCCAGCAG TGA